One genomic region from Magallana gigas chromosome 3, xbMagGiga1.1, whole genome shotgun sequence encodes:
- the LOC105333260 gene encoding uncharacterized protein isoform X1, producing the protein MKNYTMAKINGTVNASEVEANNDEGDDTVTRKHRYSLPAFRYTNIFITLMIIDGVLSCILWLTGGHSKYFVDNITNFHFKESVFDLALLAGFKTVIVIFLPLLENKSYEQIDNPYNRSLETKCFIIDAFLKVLFLGSLAFTITKGGIILHCILNDDNYVTMHVTYNALVISSVSFSLLEFLLSLFSGRSMRRLKIVRILHRFNDKGQEIDKEGKPIKKKVDIKRLVKLAKPEWGILAGGSCGLLVSSAAQTAAPLFFGAVVDAAQKSMDELTSTVLTLLVIYIVYAIFAVIRAWLFTLAGQRLVARLRKHLFNHIIQQDVAFFDTNRTGELCNRLASDTQVVQNAATVNVSMLVRYTLQMVGSLVLMFYLNAALTGVLLAVVPIVSIVAVQYGKFVKKMRQKFQDRLADAGTLAEENISSIRTVRSFAGENKASSLYGDEIQKSYEVGKKLAVAYGAFEGLVGLLAYGAIAMVLWYGGKLVYDNTHGENTGLTPGVLTSFLLYTLQVAMAFALMSALYGDFMQAVGASIRIFDLLDRIPDVPTENGDVLYQLDGRVEFQHVYFNYPSRPETKVLKDITFTVEPGEMVALVGPSGGGKSTIVNLIERFYDPDSGKILLGDVDLKTLDPQWFRKKIAMVGQEPTLFASSIKDNIAYGCSATDYQIEEVAKEANAHEFISTFEEGYNTLVGERGVRLSGGQKQRIAIARALIMNPVLLLLDEATSALDAESEHLVQEAVDRAMKGRTVIVIAHRLSTVRNATKVVVIDKGEIAEMGTHDDLIAKNGVYKRLVLRQLTAGSFHESLDKDNNQE; encoded by the exons AAAAATTACACCATGGCTAAAATAAATGGGACAGTGAATGCATCAGAGGTGGAGGCCAACAATGATGAGGGTGATGATACAGTTACTAGGAAACACAGATACTCCCTACCTGCTTTTAGATACACCAACATCTTTATCACACTAATGATTATTGATGGAGTATTGTCTTGTATTCTGTGGTTAACAG gaGGTCACTCAAAATATTTTGTGGACAAcataacaaattttcatttcaaggaGTCTGTATTTGATTTGGCACTACTAGCAGGATTCAAGACAGTTATAGTGATATTTCTACCATTGTTAGAAAACAAATCTTATGAACAGATAGATAACCCTTACAACAGAAGTCTGGAGACAAAATGCTTTATTATAGACGCTTTTCTAAAAGTGCTATTCTTAGGATCTCTGGCATTTACCATAACAAAAGGAGGAATTATACTGCATTGTATATTAAATGATGACAACTATGTAACAATGCATGTCACATACAATGCCTTAGTCATATCGTCAGTGTCTTTCAGTCTTTTAGAGTTTTTACTCAGTTTATTCAGTGGCCGTTCAATGAGGAGATTAAAAATAGTGAGGATTCTTCACAGGTTTAATGATAAAGGTCAAGAAATTGATAAGGAAGGAAAGCCCATCAAAAAGAAGGTGGATATTAAAAGATTGGTGAAGCTAGCTAAGCCA GAGTGGGGGATCTTGGCGGGTGGATCCTGTGGATTACTGGTCTCCAGTGCAGCACAGACGGCAGCCCCATTGTTCTTTGGTGCAGTGGTTGATGCAGCACAAAAGAGCATGG ATGAGCTCACTAGCACTGTGTTGACACTGTTGGTGATATACATAGTCTATGCAATATTTGCTGTTATACGAGCCTGGCTCTTCACCCTAGCGGGACAGAGGCTTGTGGCCAGACTGAGGAAACATCTGTTTAATCATATCATCCAACAAGATGTCGCTTTCTTTGATACCAATAG AACAGGAGAGCTGTGTAATAGGCTAGCATCAGACACACAGGTTGTTCAGAATGCAGCCACT GTGAATGTGTCGATGCTGGTGAGGTACACACTACAGATGGTGGGTTCCCTGGTGTTGATGTTTTACCTGAATGCTGCCCTCACAGGAGTCCTGCTAGCCGTGGTCCCTATAGTCTCCATTGTAGCTGTTCAGTATG GAAAGTTTGTGAagaaaatgcgacagaaatttcaGGACCGTTTAGCTGATGCAGGTACTCTGGCTGAAGAAAACATTTCCAGCATCAGAACTGTCAGGTCTTTTGCCGGGGAGAACAAAGCTTCCAGTCTATATGGGGACGAAATCCAGAAGAGTTATGAAGTTGGCAAAAAACTAGCTGTTGCATATG gTGCATTTGAGGGATTAGTAGGACTATTGGCCTATGGTGCAATAGCTATGGTACTGTGGTATGGGGGAAAGCTTGTATATGACAATACTCATGGAGAAAATACGGGTCTGACTCCTGGAGTACTCACAT CATTTTTACTCTATACCCTTCAAGTAGCCATGGCATTTGCTCTGATGTCTGCACTTTATGGTGATTTCATGCAG GCTGTAGGGGCTTCGATTCGAATCTTTGACTTACTGGACAGAATCCCAGATGTACCAACAGAAAATGGGGATGTCCTTTATCAACTGGATGGAA GGGTAGAGTTTCaacatgtttatttcaattatcCTTCCAGGCCAGAAACCAAAGTATTAAAG GACATCACCTTTACTGTGGAGCCTGGTGAGATGGTGGCACTGGTAGGACCCAGCGGGGGTGGGAAATCCACCATTGTTAATCTGATAGAGAGGTTCTATGATCCTGACTCTGGGAAAATACTCTTag GTGATGTAGACCTAAAGACGTTAGATCCACAATGGTTCCGTAAGAAGATTGCAATGGTAGGACAGGAACCAACATTGTTTGCTTCCTCCATCAAAGACAACATAGCCTATGGATGTAGTGCCACTGATTACCAG ATAGAAGAAGTGGCTAAAGAAGCCAATGCCCATGAATTCATCTCTACTTTTGAGGAGGGGTACAACACACTCGTGGGGGAGAGAGGGGTTCGTCTGTCGGGGGGTCAGAAACAGAGAATAGCCATTGCCAGAGCTCTCATAATGAACCCTGTTCTCCTCTTACTCGATGag GCCACCAGTGCCCTGGATGCTGAGAGTGAACACTTGGTACAGGAGGCAGTAGACAGAGCCATGAAAGGAAGAACGGTCATCGTTATAGCACATCGTCTGTCCACAGTCCGCAATGCCACCAAG gtTGTTGTCATTGACAAAGGAGAGATAGCAGAGATGGGCACCCATGATGATTTGATAGCCAAGAATGGTGTTTATAAGCGCCTAGTATTACGCCAGTTAACTGCAGGCTCATTCCACGAGTCCCTGGATAAAGATAACAATCAGGAATAG
- the LOC105333260 gene encoding uncharacterized protein isoform X2: MAKINGTVNASEVEANNDEGDDTVTRKHRYSLPAFRYTNIFITLMIIDGVLSCILWLTGGHSKYFVDNITNFHFKESVFDLALLAGFKTVIVIFLPLLENKSYEQIDNPYNRSLETKCFIIDAFLKVLFLGSLAFTITKGGIILHCILNDDNYVTMHVTYNALVISSVSFSLLEFLLSLFSGRSMRRLKIVRILHRFNDKGQEIDKEGKPIKKKVDIKRLVKLAKPEWGILAGGSCGLLVSSAAQTAAPLFFGAVVDAAQKSMDELTSTVLTLLVIYIVYAIFAVIRAWLFTLAGQRLVARLRKHLFNHIIQQDVAFFDTNRTGELCNRLASDTQVVQNAATVNVSMLVRYTLQMVGSLVLMFYLNAALTGVLLAVVPIVSIVAVQYGKFVKKMRQKFQDRLADAGTLAEENISSIRTVRSFAGENKASSLYGDEIQKSYEVGKKLAVAYGAFEGLVGLLAYGAIAMVLWYGGKLVYDNTHGENTGLTPGVLTSFLLYTLQVAMAFALMSALYGDFMQAVGASIRIFDLLDRIPDVPTENGDVLYQLDGRVEFQHVYFNYPSRPETKVLKDITFTVEPGEMVALVGPSGGGKSTIVNLIERFYDPDSGKILLGDVDLKTLDPQWFRKKIAMVGQEPTLFASSIKDNIAYGCSATDYQIEEVAKEANAHEFISTFEEGYNTLVGERGVRLSGGQKQRIAIARALIMNPVLLLLDEATSALDAESEHLVQEAVDRAMKGRTVIVIAHRLSTVRNATKVVVIDKGEIAEMGTHDDLIAKNGVYKRLVLRQLTAGSFHESLDKDNNQE, encoded by the exons ATGGCTAAAATAAATGGGACAGTGAATGCATCAGAGGTGGAGGCCAACAATGATGAGGGTGATGATACAGTTACTAGGAAACACAGATACTCCCTACCTGCTTTTAGATACACCAACATCTTTATCACACTAATGATTATTGATGGAGTATTGTCTTGTATTCTGTGGTTAACAG gaGGTCACTCAAAATATTTTGTGGACAAcataacaaattttcatttcaaggaGTCTGTATTTGATTTGGCACTACTAGCAGGATTCAAGACAGTTATAGTGATATTTCTACCATTGTTAGAAAACAAATCTTATGAACAGATAGATAACCCTTACAACAGAAGTCTGGAGACAAAATGCTTTATTATAGACGCTTTTCTAAAAGTGCTATTCTTAGGATCTCTGGCATTTACCATAACAAAAGGAGGAATTATACTGCATTGTATATTAAATGATGACAACTATGTAACAATGCATGTCACATACAATGCCTTAGTCATATCGTCAGTGTCTTTCAGTCTTTTAGAGTTTTTACTCAGTTTATTCAGTGGCCGTTCAATGAGGAGATTAAAAATAGTGAGGATTCTTCACAGGTTTAATGATAAAGGTCAAGAAATTGATAAGGAAGGAAAGCCCATCAAAAAGAAGGTGGATATTAAAAGATTGGTGAAGCTAGCTAAGCCA GAGTGGGGGATCTTGGCGGGTGGATCCTGTGGATTACTGGTCTCCAGTGCAGCACAGACGGCAGCCCCATTGTTCTTTGGTGCAGTGGTTGATGCAGCACAAAAGAGCATGG ATGAGCTCACTAGCACTGTGTTGACACTGTTGGTGATATACATAGTCTATGCAATATTTGCTGTTATACGAGCCTGGCTCTTCACCCTAGCGGGACAGAGGCTTGTGGCCAGACTGAGGAAACATCTGTTTAATCATATCATCCAACAAGATGTCGCTTTCTTTGATACCAATAG AACAGGAGAGCTGTGTAATAGGCTAGCATCAGACACACAGGTTGTTCAGAATGCAGCCACT GTGAATGTGTCGATGCTGGTGAGGTACACACTACAGATGGTGGGTTCCCTGGTGTTGATGTTTTACCTGAATGCTGCCCTCACAGGAGTCCTGCTAGCCGTGGTCCCTATAGTCTCCATTGTAGCTGTTCAGTATG GAAAGTTTGTGAagaaaatgcgacagaaatttcaGGACCGTTTAGCTGATGCAGGTACTCTGGCTGAAGAAAACATTTCCAGCATCAGAACTGTCAGGTCTTTTGCCGGGGAGAACAAAGCTTCCAGTCTATATGGGGACGAAATCCAGAAGAGTTATGAAGTTGGCAAAAAACTAGCTGTTGCATATG gTGCATTTGAGGGATTAGTAGGACTATTGGCCTATGGTGCAATAGCTATGGTACTGTGGTATGGGGGAAAGCTTGTATATGACAATACTCATGGAGAAAATACGGGTCTGACTCCTGGAGTACTCACAT CATTTTTACTCTATACCCTTCAAGTAGCCATGGCATTTGCTCTGATGTCTGCACTTTATGGTGATTTCATGCAG GCTGTAGGGGCTTCGATTCGAATCTTTGACTTACTGGACAGAATCCCAGATGTACCAACAGAAAATGGGGATGTCCTTTATCAACTGGATGGAA GGGTAGAGTTTCaacatgtttatttcaattatcCTTCCAGGCCAGAAACCAAAGTATTAAAG GACATCACCTTTACTGTGGAGCCTGGTGAGATGGTGGCACTGGTAGGACCCAGCGGGGGTGGGAAATCCACCATTGTTAATCTGATAGAGAGGTTCTATGATCCTGACTCTGGGAAAATACTCTTag GTGATGTAGACCTAAAGACGTTAGATCCACAATGGTTCCGTAAGAAGATTGCAATGGTAGGACAGGAACCAACATTGTTTGCTTCCTCCATCAAAGACAACATAGCCTATGGATGTAGTGCCACTGATTACCAG ATAGAAGAAGTGGCTAAAGAAGCCAATGCCCATGAATTCATCTCTACTTTTGAGGAGGGGTACAACACACTCGTGGGGGAGAGAGGGGTTCGTCTGTCGGGGGGTCAGAAACAGAGAATAGCCATTGCCAGAGCTCTCATAATGAACCCTGTTCTCCTCTTACTCGATGag GCCACCAGTGCCCTGGATGCTGAGAGTGAACACTTGGTACAGGAGGCAGTAGACAGAGCCATGAAAGGAAGAACGGTCATCGTTATAGCACATCGTCTGTCCACAGTCCGCAATGCCACCAAG gtTGTTGTCATTGACAAAGGAGAGATAGCAGAGATGGGCACCCATGATGATTTGATAGCCAAGAATGGTGTTTATAAGCGCCTAGTATTACGCCAGTTAACTGCAGGCTCATTCCACGAGTCCCTGGATAAAGATAACAATCAGGAATAG